Proteins encoded together in one Bradyrhizobium sp. PSBB068 window:
- a CDS encoding heme ABC transporter ATP-binding protein has product MTALLEAQSVSMTVGGTTLVDAISLRIGAGEMVAIVGPNGAGKSTLLRMLSGDLKPSRGTTRLKERDLHGYGPRELAQHRAMLSQHVNVTFPFTVEEIVSMGAGESPRTAARGLVRAALDEVGLAHFRSRQLPTLSGGEQQRAHFARVLVQLACGEALHGPGLLLLDEPTSSLDLRHQIDLVETARRRAARGTAVIAILHDLNLAMRFADRILLLHRGRLAVDGDRAAAMRTDTLRQIFEIDAAIDHTASGVPFLLPQTMRPASKAT; this is encoded by the coding sequence ATGACGGCGCTGCTCGAGGCCCAGTCAGTGTCCATGACCGTCGGCGGTACGACCCTGGTCGACGCGATATCGCTCCGGATCGGCGCCGGCGAGATGGTGGCGATCGTCGGCCCCAACGGCGCCGGCAAGTCGACCCTGTTGCGGATGCTGTCGGGCGATCTAAAGCCATCCCGCGGGACGACCAGGCTCAAAGAGCGCGACCTGCACGGCTACGGTCCGCGCGAGCTGGCGCAGCACCGCGCGATGCTGTCGCAGCACGTCAACGTCACCTTCCCGTTCACGGTCGAGGAAATCGTCAGCATGGGCGCCGGCGAGAGCCCGCGCACGGCGGCGCGTGGCCTGGTCAGGGCGGCGCTGGACGAGGTCGGGCTGGCGCATTTCCGTTCCAGGCAATTGCCGACGCTGTCCGGGGGCGAGCAGCAGCGTGCGCATTTCGCCCGCGTGCTGGTCCAACTCGCCTGCGGCGAGGCGCTGCATGGGCCGGGGCTGTTGCTGCTCGACGAACCGACATCGAGCCTCGATCTGCGGCATCAGATCGACCTGGTCGAGACCGCGCGGCGGCGCGCCGCGCGCGGCACCGCCGTGATCGCGATCCTGCACGACCTCAACCTTGCGATGCGGTTCGCCGACCGTATCCTGCTGCTGCATCGCGGGCGGCTTGCCGTCGACGGCGACCGCGCCGCCGCCATGCGGACCGACACGCTCCGGCAGATCTTCGAAATCGACGCCGCGATCGACCACACCGCAAGCGGCGTGCCGTTCCTGCTGCCGCAAACCATGCGGCCGGCGAGCAAGGCGACGTAA
- a CDS encoding thiolase family protein: protein MREAVIVSYARTGLAKSGRGGFNITPPMSLAAHAIKHAVDRAGVDKEYVEDCYLGNCAHGAPNIGRQAALLAGLPKSTAGVSVNRFCSSGLQTIAMAANSIRSDGSDCIVAGGVESISIPGGGSPKESIDPDLLKTAPDIFMAMIDTADIVAERYKLSREYQDEYSLESQRRMAAAQQANKFKDEIVPMKTKMKVVDKATKAETIVDYVVDRDECNRPETTLEGLAKLEPVKGPGKFVTAGNASQLSDGAAAVVLMEAKDAEKRGLNPLGRFVAWASAGCEPDEMGIGPVFAVPKLLKRHGLKIDDIDLWELNEAFASQCLYSRDQLGIDPEKYNVNGGSIAIGHPFGMTGARLTGHLLQEGRRRKAKWGVVTMCIGGGQGGAGLFEIYS, encoded by the coding sequence ATGCGTGAAGCCGTAATCGTTTCCTATGCGCGCACCGGCCTGGCGAAGTCCGGCCGTGGCGGATTCAACATCACCCCGCCGATGTCACTCGCCGCGCACGCCATCAAGCACGCGGTCGACCGCGCCGGCGTCGACAAGGAATATGTCGAGGACTGCTATCTCGGCAATTGCGCGCATGGCGCGCCGAACATCGGCCGCCAGGCCGCGCTGCTCGCCGGCCTGCCGAAGTCGACCGCCGGCGTCTCGGTGAACCGCTTCTGCTCGTCGGGCCTGCAGACCATCGCGATGGCCGCGAACTCGATTCGTTCAGATGGTTCTGATTGCATCGTCGCCGGTGGCGTCGAGAGCATCTCGATTCCCGGCGGCGGCTCGCCGAAGGAATCGATCGATCCGGACCTGCTCAAGACCGCGCCCGACATCTTCATGGCGATGATCGATACCGCCGACATCGTCGCCGAGCGCTACAAGCTCAGCCGCGAATACCAGGACGAGTATTCGCTGGAGTCGCAGCGCCGCATGGCCGCCGCGCAGCAGGCCAACAAGTTCAAGGACGAAATCGTCCCGATGAAGACCAAGATGAAGGTGGTCGACAAGGCGACCAAGGCCGAGACGATCGTCGACTACGTGGTCGATCGTGACGAATGCAATCGCCCCGAGACCACGCTGGAAGGTCTTGCCAAGCTCGAGCCGGTCAAGGGCCCGGGCAAGTTCGTCACCGCCGGCAATGCCAGCCAGCTCTCGGACGGCGCCGCTGCCGTGGTGCTGATGGAGGCCAAGGACGCAGAGAAGCGCGGCCTCAATCCGCTCGGTCGCTTCGTGGCATGGGCCTCGGCCGGCTGCGAACCCGACGAGATGGGCATCGGCCCAGTGTTCGCGGTGCCGAAGCTGTTGAAGCGTCACGGCCTGAAGATCGACGACATCGATCTCTGGGAGCTCAACGAGGCGTTCGCCAGCCAGTGCCTTTACTCGCGCGACCAACTCGGCATCGATCCCGAGAAGTACAATGTCAACGGCGGCTCGATCGCGATCGGCCATCCGTTCGGCATGACCGGCGCCCGGCTCACCGGCCACCTCTTGCAGGAAGGCCGCCGCCGCAAGGCCAAGTGGGGCGTCGTGACCATGTGCATCGGCGGTGGTCAGGGCGGCGCCGGCCTGTTCGAGATCTATAGCTGA
- a CDS encoding MFS transporter, with amino-acid sequence MSEIEAETIGPATATDARPRVRVATASPRLVLAIVSVGICLANLDLFIVNVGLPIIAQEFRGASLEDLSWILNGYAIVYAALLVFFGRLAERHSRNLSFLLGVALFTAASAACALALNVELLVVARVAQAAGAALMTPTSIGLLLASFPPDQRAGAVRTWTAIGGLAAALGPLAGGVLVTFDWRWIFIVNVPIGVVALIIGWLKLPEVPGHDVPRPSWWAALLVTSGIGALTFAIVKANDWGWSSRGVVLGFAVAGLSLAAFAWHCLRSKNPFVDPALFTVRPFTGATLVMAPYSAAFGAMLLSVALWEQTVWGWSALKTGLAIAPGPLLVPFTSLLFAGRLIARFGAAAVVSVGIMSFAAGLMIWATWLGADPDMPAFVAGMMLTGVGVGLTFPTLMGVGAGSLPPSSFATGSGVINMIRQAMLAIGVAIFVAILATPATMADRIAAFQRGWWIMIAITIAGFVPNYLFIRRRSDH; translated from the coding sequence ATGTCGGAGATCGAGGCGGAGACGATCGGGCCGGCTACCGCAACTGACGCGCGGCCGCGGGTTCGGGTTGCAACGGCCTCACCGCGTCTGGTCCTCGCGATCGTATCGGTCGGCATCTGCCTCGCAAATCTCGATTTGTTCATCGTCAATGTCGGGCTGCCGATCATCGCGCAGGAATTCCGCGGCGCCTCGCTCGAGGATCTGTCCTGGATCCTCAACGGCTATGCGATCGTCTATGCGGCGCTCCTGGTGTTTTTCGGCCGTCTGGCGGAGCGCCACAGCCGCAATCTGAGCTTTCTGCTCGGCGTTGCGCTGTTCACGGCGGCGTCGGCGGCCTGTGCGCTCGCGCTTAACGTCGAATTGCTGGTCGTTGCCCGCGTCGCGCAGGCCGCCGGTGCCGCGTTGATGACTCCGACCTCGATCGGCCTGCTCCTGGCGTCGTTTCCGCCCGACCAGCGGGCAGGTGCGGTGCGGACCTGGACCGCGATCGGCGGACTTGCGGCCGCGCTCGGGCCGCTGGCAGGCGGCGTGCTGGTCACCTTCGACTGGCGCTGGATCTTCATCGTCAATGTTCCGATCGGCGTCGTCGCACTGATCATCGGCTGGCTCAAACTGCCCGAAGTGCCCGGCCACGACGTGCCGCGTCCGAGCTGGTGGGCGGCGCTGCTGGTGACCTCCGGCATCGGCGCGCTGACATTCGCCATCGTGAAGGCGAATGACTGGGGATGGAGCTCGCGAGGCGTCGTGCTCGGCTTTGCCGTCGCGGGCCTCTCGCTCGCCGCGTTCGCGTGGCACTGTCTCCGTTCGAAGAACCCGTTCGTCGATCCCGCACTGTTTACGGTCAGGCCGTTCACCGGTGCGACGCTGGTCATGGCGCCTTACTCCGCGGCATTCGGCGCGATGCTGTTGTCGGTGGCGCTGTGGGAGCAAACCGTGTGGGGGTGGTCGGCGCTCAAGACCGGCCTTGCGATCGCGCCGGGTCCGCTGCTTGTTCCGTTCACGTCTCTGTTGTTCGCCGGTCGCCTGATCGCGCGATTTGGTGCGGCCGCCGTCGTGTCGGTCGGCATCATGTCGTTCGCGGCCGGCCTTATGATCTGGGCAACGTGGCTTGGTGCAGACCCCGACATGCCTGCTTTTGTGGCGGGTATGATGCTCACGGGTGTCGGCGTCGGGCTGACCTTTCCGACCCTGATGGGCGTCGGCGCCGGCTCGCTGCCGCCGTCGTCGTTCGCGACCGGCTCCGGCGTCATCAACATGATCCGGCAGGCTATGCTTGCGATCGGCGTCGCGATCTTTGTCGCGATCCTGGCTACGCCGGCCACGATGGCTGACAGGATCGCGGCATTCCAGCGCGGCTGGTGGATCATGATCGCGATCACCATTGCCGGCTTCGTGCCGAATTACCTGTTCATTAGGCGCAGATCGGATCACTAG
- a CDS encoding MarR family transcriptional regulator, with product MRKATRRVSQLYDQILATSGLRGTQRAILAYVKRSGSPTMGELAAALVLDRTALNHNLKPLERDGLLTITVDKNDRRSRLVRLTKRGEARLDESRSAWLEAQERFETAFGAGQAADLRQTLELVAALEFGERAADLPAA from the coding sequence TTGCGCAAGGCGACGCGGCGGGTGTCGCAGCTTTACGATCAGATCCTTGCGACGTCAGGGCTGCGCGGCACGCAACGGGCCATTCTGGCCTATGTCAAACGCTCGGGCTCGCCGACGATGGGGGAACTCGCCGCAGCGCTGGTGCTTGATCGCACCGCGCTCAATCACAACCTCAAGCCGCTGGAGCGCGACGGCCTTTTGACCATCACCGTCGACAAGAATGACCGCCGCAGCCGGCTGGTGCGGCTGACCAAACGCGGCGAAGCGCGGCTCGATGAGTCGCGGTCCGCCTGGCTCGAGGCGCAGGAGCGCTTCGAGACGGCGTTTGGCGCCGGGCAGGCCGCAGATCTCAGGCAGACGCTCGAACTGGTCGCTGCGCTCGAATTCGGTGAGCGCGCGGCGGATCTGCCGGCGGCTTGA
- a CDS encoding mucoidy inhibitor MuiA family protein has protein sequence MRRTANCLVTTSLVLAGALVVGPLHAADLDTASQVDAVTVYPDGASVTRVITLDLPAGDNTLIAKDFPMGLDPSSLRVEGDAGAKLTIGAIDARPPHLVPPVNLPDIDKRIEALRDQREDLQGIISSAEARRKFAEHFAEAAPVGIGEKGEARPVSEWRAAFSAVADEVATADSAIRDATRKQRDIDRELARLEADRGAKPPSHLEVRIELASAAATKATLRVTYAVRNARWMPIYDARLDTGTKDRKPAIELVRRAEITQSTGEDWSNVALAVSTVRVARGGNAPELNSLLVQYPQPPRPLPSASIRSREAVAPAPQADMVQQFRFNGGSTFGEQEATAEIGAFQASFKIPGRVSVSANEGAKSLRIATATITPDLAVRAVPVLDPTAFLEASFVQADDAPLLPGQVSIYRDGIFVGRSRMVTAAKDETVRLGFGADDKVKIERTVVKRNEGSAGLIVTTSKTDERAFKTTVRNGHDFPIKVAIQDQLPVSENDDIVVEMLPSSTPATTTNLRDRRGVLEWAFEAKPGEIKDINFAWRMRWPKDKGVVMVPAG, from the coding sequence ATGCGAAGGACTGCGAATTGTCTTGTGACCACCAGCCTGGTGCTGGCGGGCGCGCTGGTTGTCGGGCCGCTCCACGCGGCCGATCTCGATACAGCGTCGCAGGTCGACGCCGTCACCGTCTATCCGGATGGCGCGAGCGTTACCCGCGTCATCACGCTGGATCTGCCAGCCGGAGACAACACGCTCATCGCGAAGGATTTCCCGATGGGGCTCGATCCATCCTCGCTCCGGGTCGAGGGCGATGCCGGCGCCAAGCTGACGATCGGTGCCATCGACGCGCGGCCGCCGCACCTGGTGCCGCCGGTCAACCTGCCCGACATCGACAAGCGGATCGAGGCGCTGAGGGATCAGCGCGAGGATTTGCAGGGGATCATCAGCTCGGCCGAGGCGCGGCGCAAATTCGCCGAGCACTTCGCCGAGGCCGCGCCGGTCGGGATCGGCGAGAAGGGCGAGGCACGCCCGGTCAGCGAATGGCGGGCGGCGTTCTCTGCGGTGGCGGATGAAGTCGCAACCGCCGACAGCGCGATCCGCGACGCCACGCGCAAGCAGCGCGACATCGACCGCGAACTGGCGCGCCTGGAAGCCGACCGCGGTGCCAAGCCGCCGAGCCACCTCGAGGTACGGATCGAGCTTGCCTCCGCCGCTGCTACCAAGGCTACCCTGCGGGTGACCTATGCGGTGCGGAATGCGCGCTGGATGCCGATTTACGACGCCCGTCTCGATACCGGCACCAAGGACCGCAAGCCTGCGATCGAGCTGGTGCGTCGCGCCGAGATCACCCAGTCGACCGGCGAGGACTGGTCGAATGTGGCGCTTGCGGTCTCCACCGTGCGGGTTGCGCGGGGCGGCAACGCGCCCGAGCTCAATTCACTGCTCGTGCAATACCCGCAGCCGCCGCGGCCGCTGCCGTCGGCCAGCATACGGTCGCGTGAGGCCGTGGCGCCTGCGCCGCAGGCCGATATGGTCCAGCAATTCCGCTTCAATGGCGGGTCGACCTTTGGGGAACAAGAGGCGACGGCGGAAATCGGCGCCTTCCAGGCCTCCTTCAAGATCCCCGGCCGCGTCAGCGTTTCAGCCAATGAAGGCGCCAAGAGCCTGCGCATCGCGACGGCGACGATCACCCCCGATCTCGCGGTCCGCGCCGTCCCCGTGCTCGATCCGACCGCGTTCCTGGAAGCGAGCTTCGTGCAGGCCGACGACGCGCCTCTGCTGCCGGGGCAGGTCTCGATCTACCGCGACGGCATCTTCGTCGGCCGCAGCCGGATGGTGACGGCCGCCAAGGACGAGACCGTGCGGCTCGGCTTCGGCGCCGACGACAAGGTCAAGATCGAGCGCACGGTGGTGAAGCGCAACGAAGGCTCGGCCGGCCTGATCGTGACCACGTCGAAGACCGACGAGCGTGCGTTCAAGACCACGGTGCGCAACGGCCACGACTTCCCGATCAAGGTCGCGATCCAGGATCAGCTCCCGGTCAGCGAGAACGACGACATCGTGGTCGAGATGCTGCCCTCCTCGACGCCTGCGACCACCACCAATCTGCGCGACAGGCGCGGCGTGCTGGAATGGGCGTTCGAGGCCAAGCCCGGCGAGATCAAAGACATCAATTTCGCCTGGCGGATGCGCTGGCCGAAGGACAAGGGCGTCGTGATGGTGCCGGCGGGCTGA
- a CDS encoding esterase-like activity of phytase family protein gives MRLSLLCSVASILLAAPAFAQGEGEFPATLAGHAVMPAESFIDAPADAPADLKTSGKYTTGKRVDAIGTVMGKSYERPTGVSLPFKGQPLQGHSGIKAMPDGTFWVITDNGMGSRYNSADSMLYLNRYKMDWAGGKIERQETVFLHDPDKKVPFRIVHEDTAKRYLTGADFDTEGFQIINDTFWIGDEFGPYILKADKTGKILAVFETVADGKPVRSPDHWAVQSPGAPGATYTNVNLRRSKGFEGFASSKDGKFLYGLLEGPLWDADKKDWEKVDGKEASRILEFDVAAEKFTGRYWQYVFEQNGNAIGDFNMIDPTQGLVIERDNGEGTADKACPQGQRGENCFPDLARFKRVYKIELSDANIGKPVRKVAYIDLMKIRDPNKKARKPLNDGVYTFPFFTIENVDRVDDTHIIVGNDNNLPFSSSRDPNKADDDEFVLLEVGDFLKAK, from the coding sequence ATGCGCCTGTCACTGCTCTGTTCCGTCGCCTCGATCCTGCTCGCCGCACCGGCGTTCGCGCAGGGCGAAGGCGAATTCCCGGCGACGCTGGCGGGTCACGCCGTGATGCCGGCCGAGAGCTTCATCGACGCCCCCGCCGATGCGCCGGCCGATCTGAAGACCTCGGGCAAATACACCACCGGCAAGCGCGTCGACGCCATCGGCACTGTGATGGGCAAGTCCTACGAGCGGCCGACCGGCGTGTCGCTGCCGTTCAAGGGCCAGCCGCTGCAGGGCCATTCCGGCATCAAGGCAATGCCCGACGGCACGTTCTGGGTGATCACCGACAACGGCATGGGCTCGCGCTACAACTCGGCGGACTCGATGCTGTATCTGAACCGCTACAAGATGGACTGGGCCGGCGGCAAGATCGAGCGGCAGGAGACCGTGTTCCTGCACGATCCCGACAAGAAGGTGCCGTTCCGCATCGTGCATGAGGACACTGCCAAGCGTTATCTCACCGGCGCCGACTTCGACACCGAGGGCTTCCAGATCATCAACGACACGTTCTGGATCGGCGACGAGTTCGGGCCCTACATCCTCAAGGCCGACAAGACCGGCAAGATCCTCGCCGTGTTCGAGACCGTCGCCGACGGCAAGCCGGTGCGCTCGCCGGATCACTGGGCGGTGCAGTCGCCCGGCGCGCCCGGCGCCACCTACACCAACGTCAATCTGCGCCGCTCCAAGGGTTTTGAGGGCTTTGCCTCTTCCAAGGACGGCAAGTTCCTGTACGGCCTGCTCGAAGGACCGCTGTGGGATGCCGACAAGAAGGATTGGGAGAAGGTCGACGGCAAGGAAGCCTCGCGCATCCTCGAATTCGACGTCGCGGCGGAGAAGTTCACCGGGCGCTACTGGCAATATGTGTTCGAGCAGAACGGCAATGCGATCGGCGACTTCAACATGATCGACCCGACCCAGGGCCTCGTGATCGAGCGCGACAATGGCGAAGGCACCGCCGACAAGGCCTGCCCGCAAGGCCAGCGCGGCGAGAACTGCTTCCCCGATCTCGCCAGGTTCAAGCGCGTCTACAAGATCGAGCTGTCGGATGCCAATATCGGCAAGCCGGTGCGCAAGGTCGCCTATATCGACCTGATGAAGATCCGCGATCCGAACAAGAAGGCCCGCAAGCCGCTCAACGACGGCGTCTACACTTTCCCGTTCTTCACCATCGAGAACGTCGATCGGGTCGACGACACCCACATCATCGTCGGCAACGACAACAACCTGCCGTTCTCCTCGAGCCGCGATCCGAACAAGGCCGATGACGACGAGTTCGTGCTGCTCGAGGTCGGCGACTTCCTGAAGGCGAAGTGA
- a CDS encoding iron ABC transporter permease — protein MSVLAGRGARAKQRRTGMSPRPAATLTLLCLLAVLTGTALAALTVGAAGIPMARLPAALGLWADGTANPLLARDQLVVWSIRIPRIAAAAMVGGLLAVSGTIMQGLFRNPLADPALVGVSSGGAFAAAAAIVFTDSQLGESLRFLQHQLLPIAAFAGSLLTTIVLYAIASRGGRTSIAIFLLAGLAIAAIANAGIGLLVFVADDRQLRDITFWLLGSLSGATWSKLTTLAPVLGVALIACLSIARGLDVLVLGEAEAFHSGVDVERLKRISIVLVSAMTGVAVSVCGVVGFVGIVVPHLLRLVIGPSHRLLLPASALLGAILLVGADTVARTIVAPAEMPIGILTAAIGAPFFLAMLLRQRGLVSL, from the coding sequence ATGAGCGTGCTGGCCGGGCGCGGCGCGCGGGCGAAACAACGCCGCACCGGTATGTCGCCGCGGCCTGCGGCGACACTCACTTTGCTCTGCCTGCTTGCAGTGCTCACAGGGACCGCGCTGGCCGCCCTGACGGTCGGGGCTGCCGGCATTCCGATGGCACGGCTTCCGGCCGCGCTCGGGCTATGGGCGGACGGCACGGCCAACCCGCTGCTCGCGCGCGACCAGCTTGTGGTGTGGTCGATCCGGATCCCGCGCATCGCGGCAGCCGCGATGGTCGGCGGGCTCCTTGCCGTATCAGGCACGATCATGCAGGGCCTGTTCCGCAACCCCCTCGCCGACCCCGCGCTGGTCGGCGTCTCCTCCGGCGGTGCGTTTGCAGCCGCGGCCGCGATCGTGTTCACCGACAGCCAGCTCGGCGAGAGCCTGCGCTTCCTGCAGCACCAGCTGTTGCCGATCGCGGCCTTTGCCGGCTCGCTGCTCACGACCATCGTGCTCTATGCCATCGCCAGCCGCGGCGGCCGCACGTCGATTGCGATCTTCCTGCTCGCCGGGCTCGCGATTGCCGCGATCGCCAATGCCGGCATCGGGCTTCTGGTGTTCGTCGCCGACGACCGCCAGCTTCGCGATATCACTTTCTGGCTGCTGGGTTCGCTCAGCGGCGCGACCTGGAGCAAGCTCACGACGCTGGCGCCAGTGCTGGGCGTTGCGCTGATCGCCTGCCTCTCGATCGCGCGCGGGCTCGACGTGCTGGTGCTCGGCGAGGCCGAGGCATTCCACAGCGGCGTCGACGTCGAACGGCTGAAGCGGATCTCGATCGTGCTGGTGTCGGCGATGACCGGCGTCGCGGTCTCGGTCTGCGGCGTGGTCGGCTTCGTCGGCATCGTCGTGCCGCATCTCTTGCGGCTGGTGATCGGCCCCTCGCATCGCCTGCTGCTGCCGGCGTCGGCGCTGCTCGGCGCCATCCTGCTGGTCGGCGCCGACACGGTGGCACGCACCATCGTGGCGCCGGCGGAAATGCCGATCGGCATCCTGACCGCGGCGATCGGCGCGCCCTTCTTCCTCGCCATGCTGCTGCGCCAGCGCGGGCTGGTGTCGCTATGA
- a CDS encoding phosphoglycerate dehydrogenase, protein MTKPKVLISDALSPAAVQIFKDRGVEVDFQPNLGKDKDKLAEIIGNYDGLAIRSATKATAKIIEKATKLKVIGRAGIGVDNVEIPAATAKGIIVMNTPFGNSITTAEHAITLMLALAREIPQADASTQAGKWEKNRFMGVEITAKTLGVIGCGNIGSIVADRALGLRMKVIAFDPFLSPERAKDIGVEKVELDDLLKRADFITLHTPLTEKTRNLIDAAAIAKMKKGVRIINCARGGLVDEQALVDALNSKHVAGAAFDVFVEEPATTNVLFGHPNVICTPHLGASTTEAQENVALQVAEQMSDYLLSGAISNAVNFPSITAEEAPKLKPFIELAEKLGSFAGQLTESGILKTTITYEGHVAEMKIKAITSAVLSGLLRPMLGEVNVVSAPVVAKERGMVVDEVVRAAQSDYESLITVTVATERQERSVSGTVYADGKPRLVDIKGIRVDAEFGKSMIYVTNEDKPGFIGAFASLLGDAKINIATFHLGRVKQGGDAIALVEVDGAVPAELLAKVQALPQVKQAKALTF, encoded by the coding sequence ATGACAAAACCCAAAGTTCTGATTTCCGACGCGCTGTCGCCCGCCGCCGTGCAGATCTTCAAGGATCGCGGCGTCGAGGTCGACTTCCAGCCCAACCTCGGCAAGGACAAGGACAAGCTCGCCGAGATCATCGGCAATTATGATGGCCTCGCGATCCGCTCGGCCACCAAGGCGACCGCCAAGATCATCGAGAAGGCGACGAAGCTGAAGGTGATCGGCCGCGCCGGCATCGGCGTCGACAATGTCGAGATTCCCGCGGCGACCGCCAAGGGCATCATCGTGATGAACACGCCGTTCGGCAATTCGATCACGACCGCCGAACATGCGATCACGCTGATGCTGGCGCTGGCGCGCGAGATCCCGCAGGCCGACGCCTCGACCCAGGCCGGCAAGTGGGAGAAGAACCGCTTCATGGGCGTCGAGATCACCGCCAAGACGCTGGGCGTGATCGGCTGCGGAAATATCGGCTCGATCGTCGCCGACCGCGCGCTCGGCCTGCGCATGAAGGTGATCGCGTTCGATCCGTTCCTGTCGCCGGAGCGCGCCAAGGACATCGGCGTAGAGAAGGTCGAGCTGGATGACCTGCTCAAGCGCGCCGACTTCATCACGCTGCACACGCCGCTGACCGAGAAGACCCGCAACCTGATCGACGCGGCTGCGATCGCCAAGATGAAGAAGGGCGTCCGCATCATCAACTGCGCCCGCGGCGGCCTAGTCGACGAGCAGGCGCTGGTCGATGCGCTGAATTCCAAGCATGTCGCGGGCGCCGCGTTCGACGTGTTTGTCGAGGAGCCGGCGACGACGAACGTCTTGTTCGGTCATCCCAACGTGATCTGCACCCCGCATCTCGGCGCCTCCACCACCGAGGCGCAGGAGAACGTCGCGCTGCAGGTCGCCGAGCAGATGTCGGATTATCTGCTGTCGGGCGCGATCTCGAACGCGGTCAACTTCCCCTCGATCACGGCGGAAGAGGCGCCGAAGCTGAAGCCATTCATCGAGCTCGCCGAGAAGCTCGGTTCGTTCGCCGGCCAGCTCACCGAGAGCGGCATCCTCAAGACCACGATCACCTATGAGGGCCACGTCGCCGAGATGAAGATCAAGGCGATCACCTCGGCGGTGTTGTCGGGCCTGCTGCGCCCGATGCTGGGCGAGGTCAACGTGGTGTCCGCCCCTGTCGTCGCCAAGGAGCGCGGCATGGTGGTGGACGAGGTGGTCCGCGCAGCGCAGAGCGACTATGAGAGCCTGATCACGGTCACAGTCGCGACCGAGCGCCAGGAGCGTTCTGTGTCGGGTACCGTCTATGCCGACGGCAAGCCGCGCCTCGTCGACATCAAGGGCATCCGCGTCGACGCCGAATTCGGCAAGTCGATGATCTACGTGACCAACGAGGACAAGCCGGGCTTCATCGGCGCGTTCGCGAGCCTCTTGGGTGATGCGAAAATCAATATCGCGACCTTCCATCTCGGCCGCGTCAAGCAGGGCGGCGACGCCATTGCGCTGGTCGAGGTCGACGGCGCGGTGCCGGCGGAGCTGCTCGCCAAGGTGCAGGCGCTGCCGCAGGTGAAGCAGGCCAAAGCGCTCACGTTTTAA